A stretch of Cicer arietinum cultivar CDC Frontier isolate Library 1 chromosome 5, Cicar.CDCFrontier_v2.0, whole genome shotgun sequence DNA encodes these proteins:
- the LOC101511563 gene encoding mechanosensitive ion channel protein 2, chloroplastic-like isoform X1 produces MRKKLNKSNQLWLFFHCLLHSHSQISKGSVQFSRDVRLNNNNGLRNFQHHNPARVGRLHLVTMNLLPRTLKQDSLALHLLSGVHAPIRHAPSRYSVFVCRSAMIPGGGSGTALVKSASVILTRSYNSLLGSPILLRLIPALGIIAFAVYGLEPFLRLSRILFLQRTDSSWKKSNSRYIMTSYFQPLLLWTGSMLICRALDPIVLPSETSQVVKQRLLNFVRSLSTVISFAYCLSSLIQQAQKFFLEANDNSDARNMGLDFAGKAVYTAVWVAAVSLFMELLGFSTQKWLTAGGLGTVLLTLAGREIFTNFLSSIMIHATRPFILNEWIQTKIEGYEVSGTVEHVGWWSPTIIRGDDREAVHIPNHKFTVNVVRNLSQKSHWRIKSYIAISHFDVNKINSIVADMRKVLAKNPQVEQQKLHRRVFLEDISPENQALKILISCFVKTSHFEEYLCVKEAILLDLLRVVSHHRARLATPIRTVQKVYSEPASENIPFGDTIFTRSRATVNRPFLLIEPPYKVNGEEKAKPSTRSTRGNEEKDAKIDEPVASDSKSDDNFAGTSTSPHGVNSKDKSKSNSDAQIQNMGSDNSVEKSSKITQPKKESSGDVGKGSTIPVSKNLAQSVVSETSPVTSPHESGRGETASTTSSQSKQDEDKSSVPSSSVRPALEENILLGVALEGSKRTLPIEEEMSPSLNSAESQEFAVQRNGNGPPANKDKKDGPMSSFPNAKQND; encoded by the exons ATGAGGAAGAAACTTAACAAATCCAACCAACTTTGGCTTTTCTTCCACTGTCTCCTTCACAGCCACTCCCAAATCTCCAAGG GTTCAGTGCAATTTTCTCGCGACGTTAGGCTCAACAATAATAATGGACTACGTAATTTTCAGCATCAT AATCCGGCGCGGGTTGGTCGATTACATTTGGTCACTATGAATCTTCTACCGCGTACTTTG AAGCAAGATTCTTTGGCACTCCATCTTTTGAGTGGAGTACATGCCCCAATAAGGCACGCACCTTCCAGGTACAGTGTTTTCGTATGTCGGTCTGCCATGATACCAGGTGGAGGGAGCGGGACTGCCCTCGTGAAATCTGCTAGTGTTATTTTAACAAG GTCATATAATTCTTTACTGGGAAGCCCTATTTTGCTTCGATTGATCCCAGCTCTTGGTATTATTGCCTTTGCTGTTTATGGTCTTGAGCCATTCCTCCGTCTCAGCAGGATTCTATTTCTTCAA AGGACCGACAGTAGTTGGAAGAAAAGTAATTCACGCTATATAATGACATCTTATTTTCAGCCATTATTGTTGTGGACTGGGTCAATGCTCATATGCAG GGCATTAGATCCAATAGTCTTGCCATCTGAGACTAGCCAGGTCGTGAAGCAACGGCTACTTAATTTTGTGAGATCTTTGTCAACAGTGATTTCATTTGCTTACTGTTTATCAAG CTTAATTCAACAAGCTCAAAAATTCTTTCTGGAGGCAAATGACAACAGTGATGCAAGAAAT ATGGGCCTTGATTTTGCTGGGAAGGCAGTATACACTGCTGTATGGGTTGCTGCTGTGTCATTGTTCATGGAGTTGCTAGGTTTCTCCACACAGAAGTGGTTAACTGCTGGTGGTTTGGGCACAGTATTACTCACTCTTGCCGGTCGTGAG ATATTTACAAACTTTCTTTCAAGTATAATGATCCATGCAACTCGGCCATTTATATTGAATGAGTGGATTCAAACAAAGATTGAAGGATATGAGGTTTCAGGCACAGTTGAG CATGTAGGCTGGTGGTCACCAACCATTATTAGAGGTGATGATCGTGAGGCAGTTCATATTCCTAATCATAAGTTTACTGTGAATGTTGTGAGAAATCTGAGTCAGAAATCTCATTGGCGTATCAAGAGTTACATTGCTATCAGTCactttgatgttaacaaaattaat AGTATTGTAGCTGATATGCGCAAGGTTTTAGCAAAAAATCCTCAAGTGGAGCAGCAGAAATTGCACAGAAGGGTCTTTTTAGAAGACATCAGTCCTGAAAACCAGGCTCTGAAG ATATTGATATCGTGCTTTGTGAAAACTTCACATTTTGAGGAGTACCTATGTGTTAAG GAGGCAATCCTTTTGGATCTTCTCAGAGTTGTCAGTCATCATCGAGCCCGGTTAGCCACTCCCATCCGCACAGTTCAGAAAGTATACAGTGAGCCTGCCTCGGAAAATATACCCTTTGGGGATACCATTTTCACTCGATCCAGAGCAACAGTAAATCGCCCATTCTTGCTGATAGAACCGCCATATAAAGTTAATGGTGAAGAAAAAGCTAAGCCATCAACTCGTTCAACTCGTGGAAATGAGGAAAAAGATGCCAAGATTGATGAACCTGTAGCATCTGACTCCAAAAGCGATGATAATTTTGCAGGAACATCAACCTCTCCACATGGTGTAAACTCCAAGGATAAATCCAAGTCAAATTCTGATGCCCAAATCCAGAACATGGGTTCCGACAATTCAGTGGAGAAGTCCTCCAAAATCACACAGCCTAAAAAAGAAAGTTCAGGGGATGTAGGAAAGGGAAGTACAATACCTGTATCTAAAAACCTTGCACAAAGTGTTGTATCTGAAACTTCACCTGTTACTTCCCCCCATGAGTCTGGCAGGGGAGAGACTGCTTCTACCACTTCTTCACAGTCAAAGCAAGACGAAGATAAATCTTCGGTGCCATCATCATCAGTTAGGCCGGCCTTAGAAGAGAACATTCTTCTTGGGGTTGCACTTGAAGGCTCAAAACGAACTCTTCCAATTGAGGAAGAAATGAGTCCATCTCTGAACTCAGCCGAGTCACAAGAATTTGCTGTCCAACGGAATGGGAATGGACCTCCGGCTAACAAAGATAAGAAGGATGGTCCAATGTCTTCATTTCCAAATGCTAAGCAAAATGACTAG
- the LOC101511563 gene encoding mechanosensitive ion channel protein 2, chloroplastic-like isoform X2 has protein sequence MVYPGSVQFSRDVRLNNNNGLRNFQHHNPARVGRLHLVTMNLLPRTLKQDSLALHLLSGVHAPIRHAPSRYSVFVCRSAMIPGGGSGTALVKSASVILTRSYNSLLGSPILLRLIPALGIIAFAVYGLEPFLRLSRILFLQRTDSSWKKSNSRYIMTSYFQPLLLWTGSMLICRALDPIVLPSETSQVVKQRLLNFVRSLSTVISFAYCLSSLIQQAQKFFLEANDNSDARNMGLDFAGKAVYTAVWVAAVSLFMELLGFSTQKWLTAGGLGTVLLTLAGREIFTNFLSSIMIHATRPFILNEWIQTKIEGYEVSGTVEHVGWWSPTIIRGDDREAVHIPNHKFTVNVVRNLSQKSHWRIKSYIAISHFDVNKINSIVADMRKVLAKNPQVEQQKLHRRVFLEDISPENQALKILISCFVKTSHFEEYLCVKEAILLDLLRVVSHHRARLATPIRTVQKVYSEPASENIPFGDTIFTRSRATVNRPFLLIEPPYKVNGEEKAKPSTRSTRGNEEKDAKIDEPVASDSKSDDNFAGTSTSPHGVNSKDKSKSNSDAQIQNMGSDNSVEKSSKITQPKKESSGDVGKGSTIPVSKNLAQSVVSETSPVTSPHESGRGETASTTSSQSKQDEDKSSVPSSSVRPALEENILLGVALEGSKRTLPIEEEMSPSLNSAESQEFAVQRNGNGPPANKDKKDGPMSSFPNAKQND, from the exons ATGGTGTACCCAGGTTCAGTGCAATTTTCTCGCGACGTTAGGCTCAACAATAATAATGGACTACGTAATTTTCAGCATCAT AATCCGGCGCGGGTTGGTCGATTACATTTGGTCACTATGAATCTTCTACCGCGTACTTTG AAGCAAGATTCTTTGGCACTCCATCTTTTGAGTGGAGTACATGCCCCAATAAGGCACGCACCTTCCAGGTACAGTGTTTTCGTATGTCGGTCTGCCATGATACCAGGTGGAGGGAGCGGGACTGCCCTCGTGAAATCTGCTAGTGTTATTTTAACAAG GTCATATAATTCTTTACTGGGAAGCCCTATTTTGCTTCGATTGATCCCAGCTCTTGGTATTATTGCCTTTGCTGTTTATGGTCTTGAGCCATTCCTCCGTCTCAGCAGGATTCTATTTCTTCAA AGGACCGACAGTAGTTGGAAGAAAAGTAATTCACGCTATATAATGACATCTTATTTTCAGCCATTATTGTTGTGGACTGGGTCAATGCTCATATGCAG GGCATTAGATCCAATAGTCTTGCCATCTGAGACTAGCCAGGTCGTGAAGCAACGGCTACTTAATTTTGTGAGATCTTTGTCAACAGTGATTTCATTTGCTTACTGTTTATCAAG CTTAATTCAACAAGCTCAAAAATTCTTTCTGGAGGCAAATGACAACAGTGATGCAAGAAAT ATGGGCCTTGATTTTGCTGGGAAGGCAGTATACACTGCTGTATGGGTTGCTGCTGTGTCATTGTTCATGGAGTTGCTAGGTTTCTCCACACAGAAGTGGTTAACTGCTGGTGGTTTGGGCACAGTATTACTCACTCTTGCCGGTCGTGAG ATATTTACAAACTTTCTTTCAAGTATAATGATCCATGCAACTCGGCCATTTATATTGAATGAGTGGATTCAAACAAAGATTGAAGGATATGAGGTTTCAGGCACAGTTGAG CATGTAGGCTGGTGGTCACCAACCATTATTAGAGGTGATGATCGTGAGGCAGTTCATATTCCTAATCATAAGTTTACTGTGAATGTTGTGAGAAATCTGAGTCAGAAATCTCATTGGCGTATCAAGAGTTACATTGCTATCAGTCactttgatgttaacaaaattaat AGTATTGTAGCTGATATGCGCAAGGTTTTAGCAAAAAATCCTCAAGTGGAGCAGCAGAAATTGCACAGAAGGGTCTTTTTAGAAGACATCAGTCCTGAAAACCAGGCTCTGAAG ATATTGATATCGTGCTTTGTGAAAACTTCACATTTTGAGGAGTACCTATGTGTTAAG GAGGCAATCCTTTTGGATCTTCTCAGAGTTGTCAGTCATCATCGAGCCCGGTTAGCCACTCCCATCCGCACAGTTCAGAAAGTATACAGTGAGCCTGCCTCGGAAAATATACCCTTTGGGGATACCATTTTCACTCGATCCAGAGCAACAGTAAATCGCCCATTCTTGCTGATAGAACCGCCATATAAAGTTAATGGTGAAGAAAAAGCTAAGCCATCAACTCGTTCAACTCGTGGAAATGAGGAAAAAGATGCCAAGATTGATGAACCTGTAGCATCTGACTCCAAAAGCGATGATAATTTTGCAGGAACATCAACCTCTCCACATGGTGTAAACTCCAAGGATAAATCCAAGTCAAATTCTGATGCCCAAATCCAGAACATGGGTTCCGACAATTCAGTGGAGAAGTCCTCCAAAATCACACAGCCTAAAAAAGAAAGTTCAGGGGATGTAGGAAAGGGAAGTACAATACCTGTATCTAAAAACCTTGCACAAAGTGTTGTATCTGAAACTTCACCTGTTACTTCCCCCCATGAGTCTGGCAGGGGAGAGACTGCTTCTACCACTTCTTCACAGTCAAAGCAAGACGAAGATAAATCTTCGGTGCCATCATCATCAGTTAGGCCGGCCTTAGAAGAGAACATTCTTCTTGGGGTTGCACTTGAAGGCTCAAAACGAACTCTTCCAATTGAGGAAGAAATGAGTCCATCTCTGAACTCAGCCGAGTCACAAGAATTTGCTGTCCAACGGAATGGGAATGGACCTCCGGCTAACAAAGATAAGAAGGATGGTCCAATGTCTTCATTTCCAAATGCTAAGCAAAATGACTAG
- the LOC101511563 gene encoding mechanosensitive ion channel protein 2, chloroplastic-like isoform X3: MNLLPRTLKQDSLALHLLSGVHAPIRHAPSRYSVFVCRSAMIPGGGSGTALVKSASVILTRSYNSLLGSPILLRLIPALGIIAFAVYGLEPFLRLSRILFLQRTDSSWKKSNSRYIMTSYFQPLLLWTGSMLICRALDPIVLPSETSQVVKQRLLNFVRSLSTVISFAYCLSSLIQQAQKFFLEANDNSDARNMGLDFAGKAVYTAVWVAAVSLFMELLGFSTQKWLTAGGLGTVLLTLAGREIFTNFLSSIMIHATRPFILNEWIQTKIEGYEVSGTVEHVGWWSPTIIRGDDREAVHIPNHKFTVNVVRNLSQKSHWRIKSYIAISHFDVNKINSIVADMRKVLAKNPQVEQQKLHRRVFLEDISPENQALKILISCFVKTSHFEEYLCVKEAILLDLLRVVSHHRARLATPIRTVQKVYSEPASENIPFGDTIFTRSRATVNRPFLLIEPPYKVNGEEKAKPSTRSTRGNEEKDAKIDEPVASDSKSDDNFAGTSTSPHGVNSKDKSKSNSDAQIQNMGSDNSVEKSSKITQPKKESSGDVGKGSTIPVSKNLAQSVVSETSPVTSPHESGRGETASTTSSQSKQDEDKSSVPSSSVRPALEENILLGVALEGSKRTLPIEEEMSPSLNSAESQEFAVQRNGNGPPANKDKKDGPMSSFPNAKQND, encoded by the exons ATGAATCTTCTACCGCGTACTTTG AAGCAAGATTCTTTGGCACTCCATCTTTTGAGTGGAGTACATGCCCCAATAAGGCACGCACCTTCCAGGTACAGTGTTTTCGTATGTCGGTCTGCCATGATACCAGGTGGAGGGAGCGGGACTGCCCTCGTGAAATCTGCTAGTGTTATTTTAACAAG GTCATATAATTCTTTACTGGGAAGCCCTATTTTGCTTCGATTGATCCCAGCTCTTGGTATTATTGCCTTTGCTGTTTATGGTCTTGAGCCATTCCTCCGTCTCAGCAGGATTCTATTTCTTCAA AGGACCGACAGTAGTTGGAAGAAAAGTAATTCACGCTATATAATGACATCTTATTTTCAGCCATTATTGTTGTGGACTGGGTCAATGCTCATATGCAG GGCATTAGATCCAATAGTCTTGCCATCTGAGACTAGCCAGGTCGTGAAGCAACGGCTACTTAATTTTGTGAGATCTTTGTCAACAGTGATTTCATTTGCTTACTGTTTATCAAG CTTAATTCAACAAGCTCAAAAATTCTTTCTGGAGGCAAATGACAACAGTGATGCAAGAAAT ATGGGCCTTGATTTTGCTGGGAAGGCAGTATACACTGCTGTATGGGTTGCTGCTGTGTCATTGTTCATGGAGTTGCTAGGTTTCTCCACACAGAAGTGGTTAACTGCTGGTGGTTTGGGCACAGTATTACTCACTCTTGCCGGTCGTGAG ATATTTACAAACTTTCTTTCAAGTATAATGATCCATGCAACTCGGCCATTTATATTGAATGAGTGGATTCAAACAAAGATTGAAGGATATGAGGTTTCAGGCACAGTTGAG CATGTAGGCTGGTGGTCACCAACCATTATTAGAGGTGATGATCGTGAGGCAGTTCATATTCCTAATCATAAGTTTACTGTGAATGTTGTGAGAAATCTGAGTCAGAAATCTCATTGGCGTATCAAGAGTTACATTGCTATCAGTCactttgatgttaacaaaattaat AGTATTGTAGCTGATATGCGCAAGGTTTTAGCAAAAAATCCTCAAGTGGAGCAGCAGAAATTGCACAGAAGGGTCTTTTTAGAAGACATCAGTCCTGAAAACCAGGCTCTGAAG ATATTGATATCGTGCTTTGTGAAAACTTCACATTTTGAGGAGTACCTATGTGTTAAG GAGGCAATCCTTTTGGATCTTCTCAGAGTTGTCAGTCATCATCGAGCCCGGTTAGCCACTCCCATCCGCACAGTTCAGAAAGTATACAGTGAGCCTGCCTCGGAAAATATACCCTTTGGGGATACCATTTTCACTCGATCCAGAGCAACAGTAAATCGCCCATTCTTGCTGATAGAACCGCCATATAAAGTTAATGGTGAAGAAAAAGCTAAGCCATCAACTCGTTCAACTCGTGGAAATGAGGAAAAAGATGCCAAGATTGATGAACCTGTAGCATCTGACTCCAAAAGCGATGATAATTTTGCAGGAACATCAACCTCTCCACATGGTGTAAACTCCAAGGATAAATCCAAGTCAAATTCTGATGCCCAAATCCAGAACATGGGTTCCGACAATTCAGTGGAGAAGTCCTCCAAAATCACACAGCCTAAAAAAGAAAGTTCAGGGGATGTAGGAAAGGGAAGTACAATACCTGTATCTAAAAACCTTGCACAAAGTGTTGTATCTGAAACTTCACCTGTTACTTCCCCCCATGAGTCTGGCAGGGGAGAGACTGCTTCTACCACTTCTTCACAGTCAAAGCAAGACGAAGATAAATCTTCGGTGCCATCATCATCAGTTAGGCCGGCCTTAGAAGAGAACATTCTTCTTGGGGTTGCACTTGAAGGCTCAAAACGAACTCTTCCAATTGAGGAAGAAATGAGTCCATCTCTGAACTCAGCCGAGTCACAAGAATTTGCTGTCCAACGGAATGGGAATGGACCTCCGGCTAACAAAGATAAGAAGGATGGTCCAATGTCTTCATTTCCAAATGCTAAGCAAAATGACTAG
- the LOC101511243 gene encoding O-fucosyltransferase 31 gives MKLHQLNNSQKPAFALLFVILLPFFFPNLFQPLGRASPSLFSEWIAPKPRHVTLLQAALQHKTSVEVQTNLWSPLAYQGWKPCTMPPKSPSLPEKSQGYIQVFLDGGLNQQKMGICDAVAVAKILNVTLVIPHFEVNPVWQDSSSFADIFDVDHFIEVLRGEVSIVKELPSEYSWSTREYYATGIRDTRIKTAPVQATADWYIENVLPVLQSYGVAAIAPFSHRLTFNGLPSDIQRLRCKVNFEALNFVPHIKELGDILVHHLRNNASINQAEGNDYLLEETDKLGKQQSGKFVVLHLRFDKDMAAHSACDFGGGKAEKLALAKYRQVLWQGRVLNSQFTDEELRSQGRCPLTPEEIGLLLAALGFNNSTRLYLASHKVYGGKARLETLSKLFPFMEDKKSLVSAEKLTKIKGKASLLAAVDYHVSLHSDIFISASPGNMHNALVAHRAYRNLKTIRPNMALLGQLFQNKSIGWSEFQRTVLDGHKNRQGQIRLRKEKQSIYTYPAPDCMCKA, from the exons ATGAAGCTTCACCAACTGAACAACTCTCAGAAACCCGCTTTTGCTCTTCTTTTCGTCATTCTCTTACCATTTTTCTTTCCCAATCTCTTCCAACCTCTCGGTCGTGCTTCGCCTTCTCTCTTTTCC GAGTGGATTGCTCCTAAACCTAGGCATGTGACATTGCTACAGGCTGCTCTGCAACATAAAACT TCTGTTGAAGTACAAACTAATCTATGGTCTCCCTTGGCCTACCAAGGATGGAAACCTTGTACCATGCCTCCAAAATCACCTT CTCTTCCCGAAAAATCTCAGGGTTATATCCAAGTTTTTCTTGACGGAGGATTGAACCAGCAAAAGATGGGG ataTGTGATGCTGTTGCTGTGGctaaaattttgaatgtaaCGTTGGTGATCCCGCATTTTGAAGTAAATCCGGTTTGGCAGGATTCAAG TTCATTTGCAGATATATTTGATGTGGATCACTTCATTGAAGTTCTCCGTGGTGAAGTGTCTATAGTGAAAGAGCTTCCCAGTGAGTACTCTTGGAGCACAAGAGAGTACTATGCCACGGGAATAAGAGATACTAGAATTAAAACAGCACCTGTTCAAGCTACTGCTGACTGGTATATAGAAAATGTATTGCCAGTACTTCAGAG TTATGGTGTTGCGGCCATTGCACCGTTTTCTCATCGTTTAACGTTCAACGGCTTGCCATCAGACATCCAACGTCTCCGTTGTAAGGTCAATTTTGAAGCACTGAATTTTGTTCCACATATCAAGGAATTAGGAGATATCCTTGTTCACCACCTTCGCAACAATGCTAGCATCAACCAAGCTGAAGGGAATGACTATTTGCTAGAGGAAACTGATAAACTTGGAAAACAGCAAAGCGGGAAGTTTGTTGTGTTGCATCTGCGTTTTGATAAA GATATGGCTGCCCATTCAGCTTGTGATTTTGGTGGGGGTAAAGCTGAGAAACTTGCTCTAGCTAAATACCGGCAGGTGCTTTGGCAGGGAAGAGTATTGAACTCTCAATTCACGGATGAAGAGTTGAGAAGTCAGGGGCGTTGCCCGCTGACTCCTGAAGAGATTGGATTGCTCCTAGCTGCTTTGGGGTTCAACAACAGCACACGGCTTTATCTTGCTTCCCACAAG GTTTATGGTGGAAAAGCTAGGCTGGAAACATTAAGTAAATTATTTCCTTTTATGGAAGATAAGAAGAGTCTAGTCTCTGCAGAGAAGCTGACTAAGATTAAAGGAAAGGCATCCTTACTAGCTGCTGTTGATTATCATGTGAGCTTGCACAGTGACATCTTCATTTCTGCTTCTCCAGGCAATATGCACAATGCTCTG GTGGCACATCGTGCTTACAGGAATCTGAAGACTATCAGACCAAACATGGCACTTTTGGGTCAACTATTTCAGAATAAGAGCATAGGCTGGTCAGAATTTCAGCGCACTGTTCTTGATGGACATAAAAACAGACAAGGGCAGATAAGATTAAGAAAGGAGAAGCAATCAATATATACGTATCCTGCTCCTGATTGCATGTGCAAAGCTTAA